Proteins from one Pseudoalteromonas rubra genomic window:
- a CDS encoding YdcF family protein encodes MEFTNKDVLILLGCTNDDSGVLSSLAKERADKAIEVLSKHQIRCVLTGGFGAHFNVTTTPHYEYMRRYIESQLTQPLHFVQGISSANTFEDAQKTSALLNDLDYNNAYVITSDFHAARVGMLFELFCNKRVRLITSITKKNARELIELMQHEVNAIAYAAELNNL; translated from the coding sequence ATGGAGTTTACAAACAAAGATGTGTTGATTTTATTAGGTTGCACCAATGATGATAGCGGCGTGCTTTCCAGCCTGGCGAAAGAGCGGGCAGACAAAGCAATTGAAGTGCTTAGCAAGCATCAGATCCGGTGTGTGCTTACTGGTGGCTTTGGTGCACACTTTAATGTCACAACAACGCCACACTACGAATATATGCGACGCTACATCGAAAGCCAGCTTACCCAGCCGCTGCACTTTGTTCAGGGGATATCGTCCGCCAATACATTCGAGGATGCGCAAAAGACCAGTGCGCTTCTGAACGACCTGGACTACAACAATGCGTATGTAATTACCTCTGATTTTCACGCAGCCCGGGTTGGCATGCTGTTCGAATTATTCTGCAACAAACGCGTCAGGCTCATTACATCAATCACTAAAAAGAATGCCAGAGAGTTAATCGAACTGATGCAACACGAAGTCAATGCCATCGCCTATGCCGCTGAGCTCAATAACCTTTAA